The following proteins are encoded in a genomic region of Bubalus kerabau isolate K-KA32 ecotype Philippines breed swamp buffalo chromosome 15, PCC_UOA_SB_1v2, whole genome shotgun sequence:
- the LOC129627970 gene encoding olfactory receptor 10V1-like, which produces MEDVNETGTMIHFHFRPFSKLPEVQTLIFVAFLIMYLVSVSGNISILLIVWTHRSLHTPMYFFLANLAALETCYSSTIAPLTLASTLSMGRTLISLAGCGAQMFFFIFLGSADCILLAIMAYDRFVAICNPLRYSLMMSWRLCARLALGSLVLGFILAMQLTVLIFRLPFCSSKEIGMFYCDVLPVMRLACADTRVHEATLFVVSVTVLTLPFLLITLSYVFIAAAILKIRSAEGRHKAFSTCSSHMTVVLLQYGGTSLIYLCPSSSYSPERAQVVSVLYTFITPMLNPLIYSMRNRELKDALKRAAMRFLSS; this is translated from the coding sequence ATGGAGGACGTGAACGAGACCGGGACGATGATTCACTTCCACTTCCGCCCCTTCTCCAAACTCCCTGAGGTTCAGACGCTGATTTTCGTGGCCTTCCTGATTATGTACCTGGTCAGCGTCAGCGGCAACATCTCCATTTTGCTCATCGTCTGGACCCACCGCTctctgcacacccccatgtacttcttcctggccAACTTGGCGGCTCTGGAGACCTGCTACTCCTCCACCATTGCCCCTCTGACACTGGCCAGCACCCTGTCCATGGGGAGAACCCTCATCTCCCTGGCTGGCTGCGGTGCCCAGATGTTCTTCTTCATCTTCCTGGGCAGCGCTGACTGCATCCTGCTGGCCATCATGGCCTATGACAGGTTCGTGGCCATCTGCAACCCTCTGCGTTACAGCCTCATGATGAGCTGGCGGCTGTGTGCCCGACTGGCCCTGGGCTCCCTGGTGTTGGGGTTCATCTTGGCCATGCAGCTGACCGTGCTCATCTTCCGACTCCCATTCTGCAGCAGCAAGGAGATTGGCATGTTCTACTGTGACGTCCTGCCTGTCATGAGACTGGCCTGTGCGGACACCCGGGTCCACGAGGCCACGCTGTTCGTGGTTAGCGTCACTGTCCTTACCCTCCCCTTCCTGCTGATCACCTTGTCCTATGTCTTCATTGCGGCCGCCATCCTGAAGATCCGCTCTGCAGAGGGGAGGCAcaaggccttctccacctgctcctcccacATGACTGTGGTTCTGCTCCAGTATGGAGGCACCAGCCTCATCTACCTGTGCCCCAGCTCCAGCTACTCTCCAGAGAGGGCCCAAGTAGTGTCTGTGCTTTACACCTTTATcacccccatgctgaaccccttgATCTACAGTATGAGGAATCGAGAGCTTAAGGATGCTTTGAAGAGAGCAGCGATGAGGTTCCTTTCATCCTAA